A region from the Rhodamnia argentea isolate NSW1041297 chromosome 7, ASM2092103v1, whole genome shotgun sequence genome encodes:
- the LOC115734985 gene encoding cytochrome P450 CYP736A12-like produces MESLDMAILLTTLVTLYYFLLLLLLLLLRRKSKKLPPGPTALPIIGNLHQLRDLPHRRLHRLAKTYGPIMLLSLGSKPMVVVSSPEAAELVLKTHDDIFLGRPKGRVTHHLSYGSRGIAFTEGGAYWPSARKLCALRLLSPAKVESYAPARREELGRLVERVRVRAAAAAAAREAMDLSAEVGELMGNLSCRLILGCRSNAGEDEFDLKPLIHEVLRLAGAFNLADYVPLLGPFDLQGLARRAEVIHRAIDKVLEGIIKEHEQDTTGKYKGDFLDTILSVMDQPMTDSQDKPGMLDRTNVKAIVLDLISGSYESSSTVIDWAFSELMRSPHTRKRLQQELRTVVGMNRMVEESDLPKLSYLDMVIKETFRLYPPGPLLIPHESTEDIEINGYYIPKRTGVIANAWALGRDVDAWGNDAGEFKPERFSNSSVDVKGRDFQLIPFGLGRRGCPGMNLAVVNTRLFLAQMLHCFDWELPEGMSLSNLDMTEEVGLSLSKAKHLFLVPSYRLVV; encoded by the exons ATGGAATCTCTGGACATGGCTATTCTCTTAACCACTCTCGTCACTCTCTActacttcctcctcctcctcctcctcctcctcctccgccgtaAATCCAAGAAACTGCCGCCGGGCCCGACCGCTCTGCCCATCATCGGGAACCTCCACCAGCTGCGCGACCTCCCGCACCGCCGCCTCCACCGCCTCGCCAAAACCTACGGCCCCATCATGCTCCTCAGCCTCGGCAGCAAGCCGATGGTCGTGGTCTCCTCTCCGGAGGCCGCCGAGCTGGTCCTCAAGACCCACGACGACATCTTCTTGGGCCGCCCGAAGGGGCGGGTTACGCACCACCTGTCGTACGGCAGCAGGGGCATCGCGTTCACCGAGGGCGGTGCGTACTGGCCGAGCGCGAGGAAGCTGTGCGCGTTGCGGCTGCTGAGCCCGGCCAAGGTGGAGTCGTACGCGCCGGCGAGGAGGGAGGAGCTCGGGAGGCTGGTGGAGAGGGTGAGGGTGagggcggcggcagcggcagcggccCGTGAGGCGATGGACTTGAGCGCGGAGGTCGGGGAGCTCATGGGGAACTTGTCGTGTAGGTTGATATTGGGGTGTCGCAGCAACGCCGGCGAGGATGAGTTCGACTTGAAGCCGTTGATTCACGAGGTTTTGAGATTGGCTGGTGCTTTCAACTTGGCGGATTACGTGCCTCTTCTTGGACCGTTCGATCTTCAG GGATTGGCTCGGCGTGCAGAAGTAATTCATCGGGCCATCGACAAGGTCTTGGAGGGCATCATCAAAGAACACGAGCAAGACACGACCGGCAAGTACAAGGGCGACTTTCTGGACACGATCCTCTCCGTAATGGACCAGCCCATGACCGATTCGCAAGACAAACCCGGCATGTTGGACCGGACCAACGTCAAGGCCATAGTCCTCGACCTGATCTCCGGTTCGTACGAATCTTCATCAACCGTCATCGACTGGGCATTCTCGGAGCTAATGAGGAGTCCACACACAAGGAAAAGACTTCAGCAAGAGCTCCGAACCGTTGTCGGGATGAACCGGATGGTTGAGGAGTCCGACCTGCCGAAGTTGAGTTATCTGGACATGGTGATCAAAGAAACCTTCAGGCTGTATCCGCCCGGTCCGCTCTTGATCCCGCATGAGTCCACCGAGGACATTGAGATCAATGGGTACTACATCCCGAAGAGGACTGGGGTCATCGCGAACGCTTGGGCTCTCGGGAGAGATGTCGACGCTTGGGGCAACGACGCCGGGGAGTTCAAGCCGGAGAGGTTTTCGAACAGCAGTGTGGATGTCAAAGGCCGGGACTTCCAGCTAATACCTTTCGGGTTGGGCCGAAGAGGCTGCCCTGGGATGAACCTGGCAGTGGTCAATACTCGGCTCTTTTTGGCCCAAATGCTGCACTGCTTTGATTGGGAGTTGCCGGAGGGGATGTCGCTGAGCAACTTGGACATGACCGAGGAGGTCGGGCTGTCGCTCTCGAAAGCGAAGCACTTGTTCCTCGTGCCGAGTTATCGCCTGGttgtttga
- the LOC115734620 gene encoding aspartyl protease APCB1 isoform X1, which yields MESDHSPRLKGVVIITLPPPDNPSLGKTITAFTLPDDPPTSLVQEPDRTPTHQRYPPAPLPPRNPELRFSLKSLFLRSPRAVFGFLGVLLFAFLLFASPYARTLQELRDTSEDRERESFVFPLFPKFGVGFLSRDDVELKLGSFVGFDEERIMASIDGGVRKDQRMPNAVGSEDVAHSSAILPVRGNVYPDGLYFTYILVGTPPKRYYLDMDTGSDLSWIQCDAPCRSCGKGANALYKPKRGKIVLPKDSLCKEVQRSEGTEYCETCQQCDYEIEYADHSSSMGVLARDEFHLRTKNGSLAKVNVAFGCAYDQRGQLLNTLTKTDGIFGLSRSRVSLPSQLASLGVINNVVGHCLSSDATGGGYMFLGDGFLPNGGMSWIPMMNIPFNNLYHTEILKVKYGSSSLNLGGLNSGLGRIVFDSGSSYTYFSKQAYSKLVDSLRSLASMGLIQDESDDTLPICWRAEFPIRSVTDVKHFFKTLTLQFGSKWWILSTKFHIPPQGYLILSVRGNFCRTKKTLFSFLCVHRSLLFPAISGLLTWQNKGNVCLGILDGSRVLDGSTSILGDISLRGKLVVYDNVNRRIGWTQSDCVKAVRYQSHPFI from the exons ATGGAATCCGATCACTCCCCTCGTCTCAAGGGCGTCGTCATAATCACTCTCCCCCCACCGGACAACCCTTCGCTGGGCAAAACCATCACGGCCTTCACTCTCCCCGACGACCCTCCAACCTCGCTGGTCCAAGAACCCGATCGGACACCGACCCACCAGCGATATCCCCCCGCTCCGCTGCCGCCGCGAAACCCCGAGCTCCGATTCTCTCTCAAGAGCCTCTTTCTCCGTAGCCCGAGAGCGGTCTTTGGGTTTCTGGGTGTCCTCCTTTTCGCGTTCTTGCTCTTCGCTTCTCCGTACGCGAGGACCCTCCAAGAGCTGCGCGACACCAGCGAGGACAGAGAGAGGGAGTCGTttgttttccctcttttcccTAAGTTTGGTGTGGGTTTTTTGTCGAGAGATGACGTGGAGCTCAAGTTAGGGAGCTTCGTGGGTTTTGATGAGGAGAGAATCATGGCTTCGATCGATGGTGGCGTGAGGAAAGACCAGAGGATGCCTAATGCCGTCGGTTCTGAGGATGTAGCTCATTCATCTGCTATTTTGCCCGTCAGGGGCAATGTGTATCCAGATGG ATTGTACTTTACTTACATCCTGGTTGGGACTCCTCCAAAACGGTATTATCTTGATATGGACACTGGGAGTGATTTATCGTGGATCCAATGTGATGCTCCGTGTAGAAGCTGTGGCAAG GGTGCCAACGCTCTCTACAAGCCAAAGAGAGGCAAAATAGTACTGCCAAAGGACTCGTTGTGCAAGGAAGTTCAAAGGAGCGAGGGGACTGAATATTGTGAGACATGCCAACAGTGTGATTATGAGATCGAGTATGCAGATCATAGTTCCTCCATGGGCGTCCTTGCAAGAGATGAATTCCATCTAAGGACTAAAAATGGGTCGTTGGCCAAAGTAAATGTGGCTTTCGG GTGTGCATATGATCAGCGAGGCCAGCTGCTAAATACCCTTACAAAGACGGACGGAATATTTGGTTTAAGCAGATCTAGAGTCAGCTTGCCTTCTCAGTTGGCAAGCCTTGGAGTGATTAACAATGTTGTAGGTCATTGTCTCTCCTCAGATGCCACTGGAGGGGGTTATATGTTCTTGGGTGATGGCTTTCTACCCAATGGGGGTATGTCATGGATCCCCATGAtgaacattcctttcaa CAACTTATATCACACGGAGATTCTCAAAGTGAAATATGGGAGCAGTTCACTCAATTTAGGTGGTCTGAACAGTGGATTAGGGCGAATAGTTTTTGACAGTGGCAGTTCTTATACATACTTTTCCAAACAGGCGTACTCCAAGTTGGTTGATTCT CTTAGAAGTCTGGCAAGCATGGGACTCATCCAAGATGAGTCGGATGATACACTGCCCATATGCTGGCGAGCTGAATTTCCTATCAG ATCGGTGACTGATGTGAAGCACTTCTTCAAGACCTTGACCCTTCAATTTGGGAGCAAATGGTGGATACTATCCACGAAATTTCATATCCCTCCTCAAGGCTATTTGATCCTCAGTGTAAGGGGCAATTTCTGTAGAACAAAAAaaaccctcttttcttttctctgtgtCCATAGAAGCTTACTTTTCCCTGCAATTTCTGGGCTCCTTACTTGGCAGAATAAAGGAAATGTGTGCTTGGGCATTCTTGATGGAAGC
- the LOC115734620 gene encoding aspartyl protease APCB1 isoform X2 yields MESDHSPRLKGVVIITLPPPDNPSLGKTITAFTLPDDPPTSLVQEPDRTPTHQRYPPAPLPPRNPELRFSLKSLFLRSPRAVFGFLGVLLFAFLLFASPYARTLQELRDTSEDRERESFVFPLFPKFGVGFLSRDDVELKLGSFVGFDEERIMASIDGGVRKDQRMPNAVGSEDVAHSSAILPVRGNVYPDGLYFTYILVGTPPKRYYLDMDTGSDLSWIQCDAPCRSCGKGANALYKPKRGKIVLPKDSLCKEVQRSEGTEYCETCQQCDYEIEYADHSSSMGVLARDEFHLRTKNGSLAKVNVAFGCAYDQRGQLLNTLTKTDGIFGLSRSRVSLPSQLASLGVINNVVGHCLSSDATGGGYMFLGDGFLPNGGMSWIPMMNIPFNNLYHTEILKVKYGSSSLNLGGLNSGLGRIVFDSGSSYTYFSKQAYSKLVDSLRSLASMGLIQDESDDTLPICWRAEFPIRSVTDVKHFFKTLTLQFGSKWWILSTKFHIPPQGYLILSNKGNVCLGILDGSRVLDGSTSILGDISLRGKLVVYDNVNRRIGWTQSDCVKAVRYQSHPFI; encoded by the exons ATGGAATCCGATCACTCCCCTCGTCTCAAGGGCGTCGTCATAATCACTCTCCCCCCACCGGACAACCCTTCGCTGGGCAAAACCATCACGGCCTTCACTCTCCCCGACGACCCTCCAACCTCGCTGGTCCAAGAACCCGATCGGACACCGACCCACCAGCGATATCCCCCCGCTCCGCTGCCGCCGCGAAACCCCGAGCTCCGATTCTCTCTCAAGAGCCTCTTTCTCCGTAGCCCGAGAGCGGTCTTTGGGTTTCTGGGTGTCCTCCTTTTCGCGTTCTTGCTCTTCGCTTCTCCGTACGCGAGGACCCTCCAAGAGCTGCGCGACACCAGCGAGGACAGAGAGAGGGAGTCGTttgttttccctcttttcccTAAGTTTGGTGTGGGTTTTTTGTCGAGAGATGACGTGGAGCTCAAGTTAGGGAGCTTCGTGGGTTTTGATGAGGAGAGAATCATGGCTTCGATCGATGGTGGCGTGAGGAAAGACCAGAGGATGCCTAATGCCGTCGGTTCTGAGGATGTAGCTCATTCATCTGCTATTTTGCCCGTCAGGGGCAATGTGTATCCAGATGG ATTGTACTTTACTTACATCCTGGTTGGGACTCCTCCAAAACGGTATTATCTTGATATGGACACTGGGAGTGATTTATCGTGGATCCAATGTGATGCTCCGTGTAGAAGCTGTGGCAAG GGTGCCAACGCTCTCTACAAGCCAAAGAGAGGCAAAATAGTACTGCCAAAGGACTCGTTGTGCAAGGAAGTTCAAAGGAGCGAGGGGACTGAATATTGTGAGACATGCCAACAGTGTGATTATGAGATCGAGTATGCAGATCATAGTTCCTCCATGGGCGTCCTTGCAAGAGATGAATTCCATCTAAGGACTAAAAATGGGTCGTTGGCCAAAGTAAATGTGGCTTTCGG GTGTGCATATGATCAGCGAGGCCAGCTGCTAAATACCCTTACAAAGACGGACGGAATATTTGGTTTAAGCAGATCTAGAGTCAGCTTGCCTTCTCAGTTGGCAAGCCTTGGAGTGATTAACAATGTTGTAGGTCATTGTCTCTCCTCAGATGCCACTGGAGGGGGTTATATGTTCTTGGGTGATGGCTTTCTACCCAATGGGGGTATGTCATGGATCCCCATGAtgaacattcctttcaa CAACTTATATCACACGGAGATTCTCAAAGTGAAATATGGGAGCAGTTCACTCAATTTAGGTGGTCTGAACAGTGGATTAGGGCGAATAGTTTTTGACAGTGGCAGTTCTTATACATACTTTTCCAAACAGGCGTACTCCAAGTTGGTTGATTCT CTTAGAAGTCTGGCAAGCATGGGACTCATCCAAGATGAGTCGGATGATACACTGCCCATATGCTGGCGAGCTGAATTTCCTATCAG ATCGGTGACTGATGTGAAGCACTTCTTCAAGACCTTGACCCTTCAATTTGGGAGCAAATGGTGGATACTATCCACGAAATTTCATATCCCTCCTCAAGGCTATTTGATCCTCAGT AATAAAGGAAATGTGTGCTTGGGCATTCTTGATGGAAGC